One segment of Nostoc flagelliforme CCNUN1 DNA contains the following:
- a CDS encoding 2OG-Fe dioxygenase family protein gives MQQVRASTELEYAFLFTLRKVNSINLEGFKPFFRNMPVDPYIKGNFRSRRLSRFTVSGNELIKLPHGYFFQSKEYNPLLGDLKREFAELDDALIELDIFKNLVLAFSDSCKLHPEAEIGVHQIRIICSPDNSGSPAPEGIHQDGTDFIGIFSVDRDNIQGGETHLYTAKREKPVFSKVLNPGELLLVNDHEFFHFANPIKPQTDAQGSFDVFVLTSPSLLSE, from the coding sequence ATGCAACAAGTGCGGGCATCAACGGAATTAGAATATGCTTTTCTCTTTACTCTAAGAAAAGTAAATTCGATAAATCTAGAAGGTTTCAAGCCATTTTTTAGGAATATGCCTGTTGACCCTTATATCAAAGGCAACTTTCGTTCGAGGAGATTATCTCGGTTCACAGTTTCTGGAAATGAGTTAATCAAATTACCTCATGGCTACTTCTTTCAAAGTAAAGAGTATAATCCATTATTGGGCGACTTAAAAAGAGAGTTTGCAGAATTAGATGATGCACTCATAGAACTCGATATTTTTAAAAATCTTGTCTTAGCATTTAGTGATTCTTGTAAACTTCATCCAGAAGCTGAAATCGGAGTTCATCAAATTAGAATTATTTGCTCGCCAGATAATTCGGGTAGTCCAGCGCCTGAAGGTATCCATCAAGATGGTACTGATTTTATTGGGATATTTTCAGTAGATAGAGATAATATTCAAGGTGGAGAAACACATCTATATACTGCTAAAAGAGAAAAACCTGTGTTTAGCAAAGTTCTAAATCCGGGGGAACTATTATTGGTCAATGACCATGAATTTTTCCATTTTGCGAATCCCATAAAACCACAAACTGACGCTCAAGGAAGCTTTGATGTTTTTGTACTGACTTCTCCTAGCTTGCTTTCCGAATAA
- the sfsA gene encoding DNA/RNA nuclease SfsA, with translation MIDWLYRYPPLYPGILLKRYKRFFADVQLTSGEIVTAHCPNTGPMTGVSTPQSAVQLSKSDNLNRKLAYTLELIQVHDNDPTWVGINTFLPNRVVKLALAKYLFPELGGYSQIKGEVVYGLDKKSRVDFFLTGSDEERPIYLEVKNTTLSEGRLALFPDTETTRGQKHLRELMALLPLTRAVMLYFINRGDCIEFSPGDRTDPIYGKLLRDAIALGLEVLPCRFDISPEGIRYLGLAKLKI, from the coding sequence ATGATAGATTGGCTTTACCGTTACCCACCTTTATATCCAGGTATTTTACTTAAGCGTTACAAGCGGTTTTTTGCTGACGTTCAACTTACTTCTGGCGAAATAGTGACAGCACACTGTCCAAATACAGGGCCAATGACTGGAGTATCAACTCCCCAAAGTGCTGTACAGCTCTCCAAAAGTGATAATCTTAACCGCAAATTGGCTTACACTTTAGAACTAATTCAGGTACATGATAACGATCCGACTTGGGTAGGCATAAATACTTTCTTGCCCAATCGGGTGGTAAAGCTAGCTTTAGCTAAATATCTTTTCCCAGAATTGGGCGGCTATAGCCAAATCAAGGGTGAGGTGGTTTATGGGCTAGATAAAAAAAGTCGAGTGGATTTTTTCTTAACGGGGAGTGATGAGGAACGCCCGATTTATTTAGAAGTGAAAAATACAACTTTGTCTGAGGGCAGACTAGCCTTATTTCCCGACACGGAGACTACAAGAGGACAAAAGCATTTGCGAGAACTAATGGCGCTGCTACCTCTAACTCGTGCGGTGATGCTTTACTTTATCAATCGCGGTGATTGTATTGAGTTTTCCCCTGGCGATCGCACAGATCCTATATATGGTAAGTTATTACGGGATGCGATCGCTCTCGGTTTAGAAGTCTTACCTTGCCGTTTTGATATTTCCCCCGAAGGTATCCGTTATTTGGGTTTGGCAAAACTAAAAATTTGA